A window from Thiosulfatimonas sediminis encodes these proteins:
- the plsX gene encoding phosphate acyltransferase PlsX, giving the protein MAINIAIDAMGGDRGLAVTVPASIDALKKFSDIHVILVGKQAEIEQVLAGYQYDSSRITVVHAEQVVDMDELPSKALRNKRQSSMRIALNLVKENEAQACVSAGNTGALMAVAKFVLKTLPDIDRPAICTSMPTMQGHVHVLDLGANVGCTGENLLQFAVMGSVLASAVDGNATPRVGLLNIGEEEIKGHQRIKDAHLLIQETSINYVGYIEGDDIYKGNTDVVVCDGFDGNIALKSSEGVAKMIAFYLREAFNRNIFTKIAGLIAYPVLKSFKDKVDPRRYNGASLLGLRKIVIKSHGGADQFAFLQAIAEARLEVSKNVPERISAEVSKLIQGDI; this is encoded by the coding sequence TTGGCTATCAATATAGCAATTGACGCCATGGGCGGTGACCGCGGTCTTGCGGTCACGGTTCCGGCATCGATCGATGCACTCAAAAAATTCTCAGACATTCACGTCATTCTTGTCGGTAAACAAGCTGAAATAGAGCAAGTTCTTGCCGGATATCAGTACGATTCTTCTCGTATCACTGTGGTTCATGCCGAGCAAGTGGTTGATATGGATGAGCTTCCTTCTAAAGCGCTGCGTAATAAACGCCAGTCCTCGATGCGTATTGCCTTGAATTTGGTGAAAGAGAATGAGGCGCAAGCCTGTGTCAGTGCCGGTAATACGGGTGCGCTGATGGCGGTGGCAAAATTTGTCTTAAAAACCCTTCCTGATATTGATCGTCCGGCTATTTGTACCTCTATGCCGACAATGCAAGGCCATGTGCATGTTTTGGATTTGGGGGCGAATGTCGGTTGTACGGGCGAAAATCTATTGCAATTTGCTGTAATGGGTTCAGTACTTGCCAGTGCGGTGGATGGTAATGCGACGCCGCGCGTGGGATTACTCAATATTGGCGAAGAAGAAATTAAAGGGCATCAGCGAATTAAAGATGCGCATCTGCTCATTCAAGAGACTTCGATTAACTATGTGGGTTATATCGAAGGGGATGATATCTACAAAGGCAATACGGATGTGGTTGTCTGTGATGGTTTTGATGGGAATATCGCCTTAAAATCGAGCGAAGGTGTCGCCAAAATGATCGCCTTTTATCTAAGAGAAGCTTTTAACCGTAATATCTTTACTAAGATTGCTGGTTTAATCGCCTATCCCGTACTAAAGTCTTTTAAAGACAAGGTCGATCCGCGCCGCTATAATGGTGCATCACTTTTAGGATTACGCAAAATTGTGATTAAGAGCCATGGTGGAGCCGACCAATTCGCCTTCTTGCAAGCGATTGCAGAAGCTCGCTTGGAAGTGAGTAAGAATGTGCCAGAGCGCATTTCTGCTGAAGTATCAAAGCTTATTCAAGGCGATATTTAA
- a CDS encoding beta-ketoacyl-ACP synthase III yields MSQKIYSRIIGTGGYLPEKILTNFDLEKIVETSDEWIRERTGIEQRHIAAEGETTADLGEKAALAAIEMAGVAVNSIDMIIVATTTPDKIFPSTACLIQQRLKIHGCPAFDVQAVCSGFVYALSVADQFVKSGMVKRPLVIGAETLSRITNWQDRNTCVLFGDGAGAVLLEASSEPGILSTHIHADGEFEELLHVPSGPSKLPQSDDIAERTMSMKGNEVFKVAVNTLSKVASETLQANNMQKEDLDWLVPHQANLRIITATARKLKLGPDQTVVTVNKHANTSSASIPLALNEAVRDGRIQRGETILLEAFGGGFTWGSALIKY; encoded by the coding sequence ATGAGCCAAAAAATATATAGCCGTATTATCGGCACCGGCGGCTACCTGCCAGAAAAGATATTGACCAATTTTGATTTGGAAAAAATTGTCGAAACCAGCGATGAATGGATTCGAGAGCGCACGGGTATTGAGCAACGTCATATCGCTGCGGAAGGTGAAACCACTGCAGATTTAGGTGAGAAAGCGGCGCTTGCTGCCATCGAAATGGCGGGTGTTGCGGTCAACAGCATTGATATGATTATTGTTGCCACCACGACGCCGGATAAAATTTTTCCAAGCACGGCCTGTTTGATTCAGCAGCGTTTGAAGATTCACGGCTGCCCGGCATTTGATGTTCAAGCCGTCTGTTCTGGCTTTGTGTATGCTCTATCGGTTGCTGATCAATTTGTCAAAAGTGGTATGGTTAAGCGTCCGTTGGTCATTGGTGCGGAAACCTTATCGCGAATCACTAACTGGCAAGACCGTAACACTTGCGTGCTATTCGGTGACGGCGCTGGAGCGGTTTTATTGGAGGCCTCAAGCGAGCCGGGGATTCTTTCCACACATATTCATGCTGATGGTGAGTTTGAAGAGTTATTGCACGTGCCATCAGGCCCATCCAAGCTTCCGCAAAGTGATGACATCGCTGAGCGTACCATGTCGATGAAAGGCAATGAAGTCTTTAAGGTTGCGGTAAATACCTTATCTAAGGTCGCGAGTGAGACGCTACAGGCTAATAATATGCAAAAAGAAGATTTGGATTGGTTGGTTCCGCACCAAGCTAATCTACGTATTATTACCGCCACTGCGCGCAAATTGAAGTTAGGGCCAGACCAAACCGTGGTGACCGTCAATAAGCACGCCAATACCTCAAGTGCGTCGATTCCATTGGCTTTGAATGAGGCGGTACGTGATGGTCGCATTCAGCGTGGCGAAACCATTTTACTGGAAGCGTTTGGTGGTGGTTTTACTTGGGGTTCGGCACTCATTAAGTATTAA
- the fabD gene encoding ACP S-malonyltransferase produces the protein MSYAFVFPGQGSQSPAMLADLAVNHSQVAEVFQRASAVLGYDLWDLVQNDDSGKLNQTDVTQPAMLAAGMAVFEVLKAQKSVAPAFVAGHSLGEYTALVAAGAMTLEQGIELVALRGRLMQSAVPAGTGAMAAVLGLEDEVVVQVCAAVDGIVEAVNFNSPGQVVIAGKKAAVDAAQEAALAAGASRVVPLPVSVPSHCSLMKPAAEQLAEKLALVTIQMPTVPVLHNVHFAQASTPDEIKDLLVKQLYQPVQWVKTVAAMKAAGVTDLFEIGPGKVLMGLNRRIDRKMAMQAVFDTATLEKAVASL, from the coding sequence ATGAGTTATGCATTTGTTTTTCCAGGGCAAGGTTCGCAATCGCCAGCGATGCTGGCTGACTTGGCTGTGAATCATTCGCAAGTCGCCGAAGTATTTCAACGTGCTTCAGCGGTGTTGGGATATGACCTGTGGGATTTAGTGCAGAATGATGACAGTGGCAAATTGAATCAAACAGATGTAACACAACCGGCGATGTTGGCAGCTGGGATGGCAGTATTTGAAGTGCTTAAGGCGCAAAAATCCGTGGCTCCGGCTTTTGTTGCGGGGCACTCATTGGGTGAATATACCGCTTTGGTTGCGGCTGGTGCTATGACGCTTGAGCAGGGGATTGAGCTGGTCGCCTTGCGCGGTCGTTTAATGCAGAGTGCCGTGCCAGCAGGCACTGGAGCTATGGCCGCCGTGTTGGGGTTAGAAGATGAGGTCGTCGTGCAAGTTTGTGCTGCCGTCGATGGCATTGTTGAAGCGGTTAATTTTAATTCACCGGGTCAAGTGGTGATTGCCGGTAAAAAGGCAGCCGTGGATGCGGCGCAAGAAGCTGCGCTTGCGGCTGGCGCTTCGCGTGTTGTGCCTTTACCGGTGAGTGTTCCGTCACACTGTTCTTTAATGAAGCCCGCTGCAGAGCAGTTGGCAGAAAAATTGGCCTTGGTGACAATCCAGATGCCAACGGTGCCTGTGCTGCATAACGTGCATTTCGCTCAAGCGAGCACTCCGGATGAGATCAAAGATTTGCTGGTAAAGCAGTTGTATCAACCAGTGCAGTGGGTGAAGACCGTTGCGGCCATGAAAGCGGCTGGCGTTACGGACTTATTTGAGATTGGTCCCGGTAAGGTGTTGATGGGGTTAAATCGCCGCATTGACCGTAAAATGGCGATGCAGGCGGTGTTTGATACTGCGACACTGGAAAAAGCCGTAGCAAGCCTATAG
- the fabG gene encoding 3-oxoacyl-ACP reductase FabG, producing MLTNQVALVTGASRGIGKAIALDLAAQGAIVIGTATSENGAQAISDYLQAAGAQGRGACLNVTEPEMITELLAMVTKEFGTPTILVNNAGITRDNLLMRMKDDEWDEIIQTNLSSVFRMSKACLRGMMKAKGGRIINIASVVGVMGNAGQTNYAAAKAGIIGFSKSLAREVGARNITVNTIAPGFIDTDMTRALPDEQRQMLTGQIPLNRLGEPEDIAKAVTFLAGDGGAYITGQTLNVNGGMYMV from the coding sequence ATGTTAACAAATCAGGTTGCGTTGGTTACTGGCGCAAGCCGAGGAATCGGTAAAGCGATAGCGCTTGATCTTGCCGCACAAGGTGCCATTGTCATTGGTACGGCAACGTCAGAAAACGGCGCCCAAGCCATTAGTGATTATTTACAAGCTGCCGGCGCACAAGGGCGTGGTGCTTGTTTGAATGTCACGGAACCAGAAATGATTACCGAATTATTGGCGATGGTAACAAAAGAGTTCGGTACACCGACAATTTTGGTTAACAACGCTGGGATTACTCGCGATAACTTACTAATGCGAATGAAAGATGACGAGTGGGATGAGATTATTCAGACCAACTTGAGTTCTGTTTTCCGTATGTCGAAAGCCTGTTTGCGTGGCATGATGAAAGCCAAAGGCGGCCGTATTATCAATATTGCGTCAGTCGTTGGCGTAATGGGGAATGCAGGGCAAACAAATTATGCCGCAGCGAAGGCAGGCATTATCGGCTTTAGTAAATCGCTAGCGCGTGAAGTTGGTGCTCGCAATATTACTGTTAATACCATTGCACCGGGTTTTATTGATACCGATATGACTCGTGCATTACCGGATGAACAGCGTCAGATGCTGACCGGACAAATTCCGTTAAATCGCCTCGGCGAGCCGGAAGATATAGCTAAAGCAGTGACCTTTTTAGCGGGTGACGGCGGTGCTTATATTACCGGCCAAACACTGAATGTAAACGGCGGTATGTACATGGTTTGA
- the acpP gene encoding acyl carrier protein: protein MSDISERVKKIVVEQLGVEEDQVTADASFVDDLGADSLDTVELVMALEEEFDCEIPDEEAEKISTLAQAVSYVEANL, encoded by the coding sequence ATGAGCGATATTTCAGAACGCGTTAAAAAAATTGTTGTTGAGCAACTTGGTGTAGAAGAAGATCAGGTAACTGCTGATGCGTCTTTCGTTGACGATCTAGGTGCTGACTCACTTGATACCGTTGAATTGGTTATGGCGTTAGAAGAAGAATTTGACTGTGAAATTCCTGATGAAGAAGCAGAAAAAATCTCTACGCTAGCGCAAGCAGTGTCTTACGTAGAAGCAAATCTATAA
- the rpmF gene encoding 50S ribosomal protein L32, protein MAVQQNRKTPSKRGMRRSHDALTATTLTQDPTTGEVHRRHHVTADGYYKGKKVVQDKA, encoded by the coding sequence ATGGCTGTTCAACAAAATCGTAAAACCCCATCTAAGCGTGGTATGCGTCGTTCACACGATGCGCTAACGGCAACTACGCTAACCCAAGATCCAACTACTGGTGAAGTACACCGTCGTCACCACGTGACTGCTGACGGTTACTATAAAGGTAAAAAAGTCGTACAAGATAAGGCGTAA